In one Aromatoleum aromaticum EbN1 genomic region, the following are encoded:
- a CDS encoding ParA family protein: MRRVVFNQKGGVGKSTITCNLAAISAHEGRRTLVVDLDPQGNSTQYLLGRSSGEVDTTLADFFDQTLNFKLNPKKTSEFIVPSPFEGLDVMPSHPGLEDLQGKLESRYKIYKLRDALEELAGRYDCIYIDTPPALNFYTRSALIAAEGCLIPFDCDEFSRRALYSLLENVQEIRSDHNRDLQVEGIVVNQFQARAALPQKVVQELIDEGLSVLTPYLSASVKIKESHEQARPMIHLDAKHKLTQEYVALHDSLARKYGV; the protein is encoded by the coding sequence ATGCGACGCGTGGTGTTCAATCAGAAAGGCGGAGTCGGCAAGTCGACCATTACCTGCAACCTCGCGGCGATCAGCGCCCACGAGGGCAGGCGTACGCTGGTCGTCGACCTCGACCCGCAAGGCAACTCGACCCAGTATCTGCTCGGCCGCTCCAGCGGAGAGGTCGACACGACGCTGGCGGATTTCTTCGACCAGACGCTCAACTTCAAGCTGAACCCGAAAAAGACGAGCGAGTTCATCGTCCCGAGTCCTTTCGAAGGGCTCGACGTGATGCCTTCGCACCCTGGGCTCGAAGATCTGCAGGGCAAGCTCGAGTCCCGCTACAAGATCTACAAGCTGCGCGATGCGCTCGAGGAGTTGGCCGGCCGCTACGACTGCATCTACATCGACACGCCGCCGGCGCTCAATTTCTACACCCGCTCCGCGCTGATCGCCGCGGAGGGCTGCCTGATTCCGTTCGACTGCGACGAGTTTTCCCGCCGCGCGCTGTACTCGCTGTTGGAAAACGTGCAGGAAATCCGCAGCGACCACAATCGCGACCTGCAGGTCGAAGGAATCGTCGTCAACCAGTTCCAGGCCCGTGCCGCACTGCCGCAAAAAGTCGTCCAGGAACTGATCGACGAAGGCCTGTCGGTGCTGACGCCCTATTTGTCCGCGTCCGTGAAGATCAAGGAATCCCACGAGCAGGCGCGGCCGATGATCCATCTCGACGCGAAGCACAAGCTCACGCAGGAGTACGTTGCGCTGCACGACTCGCTGGCGCGCAAATACGGCGTCTGA
- a CDS encoding NADP-dependent malic enzyme translates to MDQDFITAALDYHRSPTRGKISVVPTKSLTNQRDLALAYSPGVAAACDAIVADPGQARELTSRGNLVAVVTNGTAVLGLGNIGPLASKPVMEGKGCLFKKFANVDVFDIELAERDPDKLIDIIASLEPTLGGVNLEDIKAPECFYIEQKLRERMNIPVFHDDQHGTAIISSAGLINGLKIVGKDIGEVKLVCSGAGAAAIACLDLMVGLGVKRENVFVCDSKGVIRVGRDENMEPNKARYAQCTDATTLGEVIEGADVFLGLSTAGVLKPEMVKRMAKKPLIFALANPNPEILPEVAKEARPDCIIATGRSDYPNQVNNVLCFPFIFRGALDAGATKITEEMKLACVKAIAELARAEQSDIVAAAYGNADLHFGPDYIIPSPFDPRLIVKIAPAVAKAAMESGVATRPIEDFAAYAASLSDFVYQSGIVMKPVFSAAKRIPAEFKRVLYAEGEDERVLHAARVVIDEELARPILIGRPSVIEMRIQKIGLNLVPGRDFDIINPESDPRYRELWQEYHRMMCRDGVTPELAKAKMRRDTTLIGCMVLRRGDADALVCGTFGSYDYHFKTVEDVIGLKKGSKLFAAMSLLLLPKRMLAITDPYVNENPSAEEVAEIARMAAEELRRFGIEPRVALLSHSNFGSSRSTSARKMREASEILRRIAPGLECDGEMHGDSALSPDIRKKSNPESMLAGEANLVVMPNLDAANISFNLMKIANGDGVSVGPMLLGAALPVHILTPSATVRRLVNITAVSVVDAFEQRQFAAAQE, encoded by the coding sequence ATGGATCAGGATTTCATCACCGCGGCACTGGATTATCATCGTTCGCCGACCCGCGGAAAAATTTCAGTTGTTCCCACCAAGAGCCTGACGAACCAGCGTGACCTCGCGCTCGCCTACTCGCCGGGCGTGGCCGCGGCGTGCGACGCGATCGTCGCGGACCCGGGACAGGCGCGCGAACTGACGTCACGTGGCAATCTCGTCGCCGTCGTGACGAACGGCACCGCGGTGCTCGGCCTGGGCAACATCGGCCCGCTTGCGTCGAAGCCGGTCATGGAAGGCAAGGGCTGCCTGTTCAAGAAGTTCGCGAACGTCGATGTGTTCGACATCGAACTCGCCGAGCGGGACCCGGACAAGCTCATCGACATCATCGCGTCGCTCGAGCCGACGCTCGGCGGCGTCAACCTCGAGGACATCAAGGCGCCCGAGTGCTTCTATATCGAGCAGAAGCTGCGCGAGCGGATGAACATTCCGGTCTTCCATGACGATCAGCACGGCACCGCGATCATTTCGTCGGCAGGGCTGATCAACGGTCTCAAGATCGTCGGCAAGGACATCGGCGAAGTCAAGTTGGTGTGCTCCGGCGCAGGCGCGGCGGCGATCGCATGCCTCGACCTGATGGTCGGGCTCGGAGTGAAGCGCGAGAACGTGTTCGTCTGCGACTCCAAAGGCGTGATCCGCGTCGGCCGCGACGAGAACATGGAGCCGAACAAGGCCCGCTACGCGCAGTGCACCGATGCGACGACGCTCGGCGAAGTCATCGAGGGCGCCGACGTGTTCCTCGGCCTGTCGACCGCGGGGGTGCTGAAGCCCGAGATGGTCAAGCGGATGGCGAAAAAGCCGCTGATCTTCGCGCTCGCGAACCCGAACCCGGAAATCCTGCCCGAAGTGGCGAAGGAAGCGCGTCCGGACTGCATCATCGCGACCGGTCGGTCCGATTATCCGAACCAGGTCAATAACGTGCTGTGCTTTCCGTTCATCTTCCGCGGCGCGCTCGACGCCGGCGCGACGAAGATCACCGAGGAGATGAAGCTCGCGTGCGTGAAGGCGATCGCGGAACTCGCGCGCGCTGAGCAGAGCGACATCGTCGCTGCCGCCTACGGCAACGCCGACCTGCATTTCGGCCCGGACTACATCATTCCCAGCCCGTTCGACCCGCGCCTGATCGTCAAGATCGCGCCCGCGGTCGCAAAGGCGGCGATGGAGTCGGGTGTCGCGACCAGGCCGATCGAGGATTTTGCGGCGTACGCGGCGAGCCTGTCGGATTTTGTCTATCAGTCGGGCATTGTCATGAAGCCGGTGTTCTCCGCGGCGAAGCGGATTCCGGCCGAATTCAAGCGCGTGCTGTACGCCGAAGGCGAGGACGAACGCGTGCTGCATGCTGCCCGCGTCGTCATCGACGAGGAACTCGCGCGGCCGATCCTGATCGGCAGGCCGAGCGTGATCGAGATGCGCATCCAGAAGATCGGCCTGAACCTCGTGCCCGGACGCGACTTCGACATCATCAATCCCGAGTCCGACCCGCGCTACCGCGAGCTGTGGCAGGAATACCACCGCATGATGTGCCGCGACGGCGTGACGCCCGAACTGGCGAAGGCGAAGATGCGTCGCGACACGACGCTGATCGGCTGCATGGTGCTGCGTCGCGGCGACGCCGACGCGCTGGTGTGCGGCACTTTCGGCTCCTACGATTACCACTTCAAGACCGTTGAGGACGTCATCGGGTTGAAGAAGGGCTCGAAGCTGTTCGCGGCGATGAGCCTGCTGCTGCTGCCCAAGCGCATGCTCGCGATCACCGATCCGTACGTGAACGAGAATCCGAGCGCCGAGGAAGTCGCTGAAATCGCCCGGATGGCCGCCGAAGAGCTGCGCCGTTTCGGCATCGAGCCGCGCGTCGCGCTGTTGTCGCACTCGAACTTCGGCAGCTCGCGTTCGACCTCCGCGCGCAAGATGCGCGAGGCGTCCGAGATCCTCCGCCGCATCGCTCCGGGTCTCGAATGCGATGGCGAGATGCACGGCGATTCGGCGCTGTCGCCGGATATCCGCAAGAAGTCGAACCCGGAGTCCATGCTCGCCGGCGAAGCCAACCTCGTCGTGATGCCGAACCTCGACGCGGCGAACATCTCGTTCAACCTGATGAAGATCGCGAACGGCGACGGTGTGTCGGTCGGTCCGATGCTGCTTGGCGCGGCGCTGCCTGTGCATATCCTGACGCCGTCGGCGACCGTGCGCCGGCTCGTGAACATCACTGCCGTGTCGGTGGTTGACGCCTTCGAGCAGCGGCAGTTTGCCGCTGCGCAGGAGTAA
- a CDS encoding DUF2905 domain-containing protein: MQRLLIVLGLILVAAGLFWPWLSRLPFGRLPGDFHIEREGFGFYFPLTTGLIVSIVISLILWIFRR, translated from the coding sequence ATGCAACGCCTGCTGATCGTCCTCGGCTTGATCCTGGTTGCCGCGGGCCTGTTTTGGCCGTGGCTCTCACGCCTGCCGTTCGGCCGGCTTCCCGGCGACTTCCACATCGAGCGGGAAGGCTTCGGCTTCTATTTTCCGCTGACGACCGGGCTGATCGTCTCGATCGTGATCAGCCTTATCCTCTGGATCTTCCGCCGCTGA
- a CDS encoding UvrD-helicase domain-containing protein: MSDLLANLNPEQLQAVTLPPQHALVLAGAGSGKTRVLTTRIAWLVQTGQVDPQGVLAVTFTNKAAKELLARLSAMLPLSFNRSARGMWIGTFHGLCNRLLRAHHRDAGLPQLFQILDSGDQLAAIKRLLKALNVDDEKFPPRELQHFINGQKEAGLRPHAVEAWDDYTRRRVELYIEYESQCQRESVVDFAELLLRTYELLERNEPIRKHYQQRFRHILVDEFQDTNRLQYRWLKLLADTGRDGAAKLFCVGDDDQSIYRFRGADVGNMRDFEREFHVANVIRLEQNYRSHGNILDAANAIIRHNAGRLGKNLWTERGAGEPIRVFEACGDLDEARWIVDEIQSLVRDGMSRSGIALLYRSNAQSRVLEHQLFSSGISYRVYGGLRFFERQEIKHALAYLRLIANPDDDTAFSRVVNFPTRGIGARSIEALQDAARTWNSSLYAAVPHVAGKPGTVLAQFVRLVEDLRRDTAKLPLPELVDHVLDVSGLRNHFRNEKEGQERLENLDELINAAANFVAEAGVQADAQDMAHALLADFLAHASLEAGEHQADAGSDAVQLMTVHSSKGLEFDAVFLSGLEEGLFPHENSIMETEGLEEERRLMYVAVTRARQRLYLSFAQSRMLHGQTRYNLRSRFLEEIPEELTKWLSPPNPRTSAVRSGFGGYYQPSRGGVVAKAPEQPVSRSRDLGGLRVGQLVTHAKFGQGVIVAAEGSGSDARLQINFGAAGVKWLMLAVAKLDPA; encoded by the coding sequence GGCCGGCGCCGGTTCCGGCAAGACCCGCGTCCTGACGACGCGCATCGCGTGGCTCGTGCAGACCGGGCAGGTCGATCCGCAAGGTGTCCTGGCCGTCACTTTCACGAACAAGGCGGCAAAGGAACTGCTCGCGCGCCTGTCCGCGATGCTGCCGCTGAGCTTCAACCGGTCGGCGCGCGGCATGTGGATCGGCACGTTTCACGGACTCTGCAACCGTTTGTTGCGCGCTCACCACCGCGACGCCGGCCTGCCCCAACTGTTCCAGATCCTCGATTCGGGCGACCAGCTCGCCGCGATCAAGCGGCTCCTGAAGGCGCTGAACGTCGACGACGAGAAATTCCCGCCGCGCGAACTGCAGCATTTCATCAACGGCCAGAAAGAAGCCGGGCTGCGTCCCCATGCCGTCGAAGCTTGGGACGATTACACGCGCCGCCGGGTCGAGCTGTACATCGAGTACGAGTCGCAGTGCCAGCGCGAGTCTGTCGTGGATTTTGCCGAGCTGCTGTTGCGCACTTACGAGCTGCTGGAGCGCAATGAGCCGATCCGCAAGCATTACCAGCAGCGTTTCCGCCACATCCTCGTGGACGAATTCCAGGACACGAATCGGCTCCAGTACCGCTGGCTGAAGCTGCTTGCCGACACGGGTCGCGACGGCGCAGCGAAGCTGTTCTGCGTCGGCGACGACGACCAGTCGATCTATCGTTTCCGCGGCGCCGACGTCGGCAACATGCGCGATTTCGAGCGCGAGTTTCACGTCGCCAACGTTATCCGCCTCGAGCAGAATTACCGTTCGCACGGCAACATCCTCGATGCCGCGAACGCGATCATCCGGCATAACGCCGGCCGTCTCGGCAAGAATCTGTGGACCGAACGCGGCGCCGGCGAGCCGATCCGCGTGTTCGAGGCCTGCGGCGACCTGGACGAGGCGCGCTGGATCGTCGACGAAATCCAGTCGCTGGTGCGCGACGGCATGAGCCGTTCCGGCATCGCGCTGCTGTATCGCTCGAACGCGCAGTCGCGCGTCCTGGAGCACCAGCTCTTTTCCAGCGGCATTTCCTACCGCGTCTACGGCGGCCTGCGTTTCTTCGAGCGGCAGGAAATCAAGCATGCGCTCGCGTACCTGCGCCTGATCGCCAATCCGGACGACGACACCGCGTTCAGCCGCGTCGTCAATTTTCCGACGCGCGGCATTGGCGCCCGTTCGATCGAGGCGCTGCAGGATGCGGCGCGCACATGGAACAGCAGCCTGTACGCGGCAGTGCCGCATGTGGCGGGGAAGCCGGGCACCGTGCTGGCCCAGTTCGTGCGCCTGGTCGAAGACCTGCGGCGCGACACCGCAAAGCTGCCGCTGCCGGAACTCGTCGACCATGTGCTCGATGTGTCGGGCTTGCGCAATCATTTCCGCAACGAGAAGGAAGGCCAGGAGCGGCTCGAAAACCTCGATGAACTGATCAATGCAGCAGCGAATTTCGTTGCCGAAGCAGGCGTGCAGGCCGATGCGCAGGACATGGCGCATGCGCTGCTCGCCGACTTTCTTGCGCACGCATCGCTCGAGGCCGGGGAGCACCAGGCCGATGCCGGCAGCGACGCGGTGCAGTTGATGACGGTGCATTCATCGAAAGGGCTGGAATTCGATGCGGTTTTCCTGTCGGGCCTCGAGGAAGGGCTGTTTCCGCACGAGAACAGCATCATGGAGACGGAAGGGCTGGAGGAGGAGCGGCGGCTGATGTATGTAGCGGTGACGCGGGCACGCCAGCGGCTTTACCTGTCGTTCGCGCAGAGTCGCATGCTGCACGGGCAGACGCGCTACAACCTGCGTTCGCGCTTTCTCGAGGAAATTCCGGAGGAACTCACGAAGTGGCTGTCACCGCCGAATCCGCGCACGAGCGCGGTGCGCAGCGGGTTCGGCGGCTACTATCAGCCGTCGCGCGGCGGCGTGGTGGCGAAGGCGCCGGAACAACCGGTTTCGCGCAGCCGCGATCTGGGCGGCTTGCGTGTGGGTCAGCTGGTCACCCACGCCAAGTTCGGCCAGGGCGTGATCGTCGCCGCCGAAGGCAGCGGCTCGGACGCCCGACTCCAGATCAACTTCGGCGCCGCCGGCGTCAAGTGGCTGATGCTCGCGGTCGCGAAGCTCGATCCCGCGTGA